A single genomic interval of Terriglobus albidus harbors:
- a CDS encoding GNAT family N-acetyltransferase, with the protein MESVNYFRREKGRFVISTDPSSLDSEAVYGFLSEAKWWGADLTPESLHRALRHSICFSLLEEDRQIGIARIITDYVTYAYLCDVFIIEERRRQGLGTWLIRSVLEHPDLKSLKRVSLITHDAQSFYLGLDFHFAAHPDWYMERYLDKVYQPFNL; encoded by the coding sequence GTGGAGAGTGTTAATTATTTTCGGAGGGAGAAGGGCCGTTTTGTCATCTCCACCGATCCCAGCTCACTGGATTCGGAGGCCGTCTACGGATTTCTCTCCGAAGCCAAATGGTGGGGGGCTGATCTCACACCGGAATCACTGCATCGCGCTCTGCGTCATTCGATCTGCTTTTCACTCCTGGAAGAAGATCGTCAGATCGGTATTGCGCGCATCATCACGGATTATGTGACCTACGCCTATCTCTGCGACGTATTTATCATCGAAGAGCGCCGCCGGCAGGGCCTTGGAACCTGGCTGATCCGTTCTGTCCTTGAGCATCCGGATCTGAAATCGCTGAAGCGGGTCTCGCTCATCACCCACGATGCCCAGAGCTTCTATCTCGGCCTCGACTTCCACTTCGCGGCTCATCCCGACTGGTATATGGAACGGTATCTGGACAAGGTCTATCAGCCGTTCAATCTCTGA